The sequence below is a genomic window from Lolium perenne isolate Kyuss_39 chromosome 7, Kyuss_2.0, whole genome shotgun sequence.
TTTTTCAACAGATTCATCATTTTCAAAGGTATTCTCTTAAGTTGTAGCTTCACTATTTCTTCTCTAGATTCCATTTTCTTTTGTGTTCCGTATTGCCTTATTTACTCAGTATTCAGTACAAAACGATAAGCGATCACAACATGAAGCGATGATTGTAGGATTAATCTTTATGTTTTGTTCCTTATATTGTTTCGGGACCGCTTATCTTTGCAGATTAATTTCATGCATAGTTTGGTCCTAGAAAATAAAATTTTAACTTATAATACCTGCAGATCATCTCGAGGAATAAAATAGGGAGAAGGAAAAAAAACTTAGCTAGGTGTACTACATTCTAAGTTGACTACAATTGCAACACCATTTGTGTTCCGGCATCAGGTATGCTGACATATATGCTAAGCTGCTAGGAGTCACATAGCTGCGTAGTTTATACATTGATCTTTGTCTGTACGGCAAGGTATTAATTGTTATCTTGCATGTACACGATTCATCAGACACAATGCAGTTATTGTCTTACTAAACTCATGTTACTTTTAGAAAATAATATTTTTCTTTTGGACATTAGTCCAATTAGTTCTTTTACAAGTATAGGCATCCTTTTGAGGGAGATAGTTTTATTTCTAAGTAAATATACAAAGTGTATTCTCACTAGAGATCGTCTTTGTTTTGCTTCAGCAATGGTGAGCAATGTGGTAACCGAGCCATCATATAAGGTCAATAATTTATGttgaaaatataatgtgttattgtGTATGTTTATAAGGATGGTTACACACATAATAGAACTTTTCTTTCAATATTTTTTGGGCCCTCCAATCAGAATATATGTGGAAGTTATTTTGGGTCACTTTTTGAATAAAATAAAATTCTGCACCTAATGACATATCTTAGATTGTCAAACAAGTAGTGGTTTCTGAAAAAAGAAGTGGATAGGTGTCCAAGTACACTCTTTGTACAATTGTAGACATGTGTAATACCAAATTTGCGATATTATATATCTAATTCAGAGCTAAAACTTATCTTCGTCCATCAACCaaatggcgcggcgtgccgccgcgcccttcATTGCTAGTATACTACAATGAAGGGGTAGTATGCTTTAACCCCGTAACCCCATTGGGTCATTTCAGAGGACGGGCATCAGTAATCTtgtttttgaaaatctttttgaaATCAGCATTTTAAAGTTTAAAAAATTCCAAAACAAATCTTGCATGTAGATGAAGATGACTTCTACCCGTGTGCTAAAATTCTATTATGGgatgtgcaaaaaagacaaatttcgagATCTGAGATAGCGAGTAATGCATAATTAAAAAAACACCATATATATTTTCttatattttatttttgtgtaagaCGGAATCAAAATATTTTGCATTGAGATTTTTGAAGACCATAAAATGCCTAACCATCAACATCTAATCATTTTTATGAATTTATTGAAACATCAAGATGTCAATTTCAAATTATTCAAAAAGTGGCTTCAGGAGCCCGTCTTTCAAAGTGATTTTTCCACGAAAAGCCTATTTACTTGGAACATTTGTCTATGTGCAGAAAAGAGACAAGTAAAAAGTGAAGAGTGAGCTCTCATGTAGTAAGAGTCACCCTCTGCACATGCTCCTACTAGGTAAAATTATTAAATGCGataaaaaagaaagagagaggTGGAGAGAAAAAGCTAACCTTCCAACTAAATTCTATGAGTAACTACTCTCTCCTGCCCAAAATACATTGCATATGAAAGTTAGTCAAATTCAAACCTTGTAAAGTTTGATCATATATATTGATAAAAATATAACAAATACAATGCCAGATTAATATTATTAGAATTATAATGAAATATAGTTTAATATGATATACACTTGGTATTTATTCTCTATATTATTGGTTAAACTTTGTAAAATTTGACATAGACGAAAAATTGTGCTCAACATATTTATGGGCATTACGTGTAATACATCTTTCTTTTGGAGATGACAGCTCTATATGACGGGTTGTCGGCTGGGAAATACGGATTGGCTTTCGGGTGCCACACACCCCTATATTTGGAAAATAAACAATATTAAAAAAAACTATTAAAAAATTAAACTTTTTTGGGAATCAAAGATGATCAGGTATTGTACTTAAAACAAAATATTTCCCTAGGAAATTATATTTATTGTATTCTGGGTAAGAAAACAAACTCGAATCGCCTCATGACCAGGTACTATTCACTTTATATTCGTcataattttgtcttttttaccccGGAGACCACGGGAATCAATTCGTTTCCAAACATTTTTTTACGAGTACAAACTTGATCATCCTTGGTTTCTAGGAAGATAAAAAAATTGACTTTTTTATTACTATAATTTTTTTTGATCTATCGGGGACGTTGCACCCGAGAGCTAAAAGTCCGCTTCCGTTGTCGGCTATACTAATTTTCCTACTCTTATGGAGCCATTGAACCAACCCTAGCTTAGGAATGCACTGGTACATCATACTACTAGGGGTCAAACCCAAGGTTAGGAGTGCAGTGGTACTTCAACCTATATATGTATACATTTGTGAGCTTGCATATGTACTATAGAAATTCCATTCAGCCATCTCTACCTAAAAAAGTAGATTTCTAATTATTAAAATTTataacaaattttaaatttgcaTATACATCTAGACAATCGATCTTCGTTCGTATAGTTTCGCAAAAAACGGATATTTTTATGATcgatgtaaaaaagacaaaacaaaATCTCACAAAAAGCATGTTTtaccatcaaaatttgtcttttttacatagcctaAACGGCAAGTTGATATTTCATGGAAAGACTTTGCGCATGTGAAGATATACACGTGATGTTTTTCGTTtggaattttttaacattttaaaatatatcaaagatgcatttcaaaataatgAAAGCATATGCATACATATGTGCCCAACATGCAAAACATCACTCCCATTATTTCTTTTAAATGTCATTATCTGCTCACGTGTGCCTCTATACTGTGTTTCCAAATAACAAAGTCATGGAGGCAGACAGAGTTTTGTGGTCACGTGTGCAGGAGATGAGATCTTCCCCAACAGGTGCCAGGGAGATTTTGTTCCCGAGGAGACGATCTTGTCCAGCAGACCGTGAATATATTCATTGTGACCAAATCTAAGGTAACATCACCAGCAAATCCGCTTGGAGAACCGCGACGACTCCGACGAGCGCGACGCGCTCTCGCTGACCTACTACTAGTAGTATTTAGAACGCGCTCACTTGCAGGACGCGCTGAGCAGCAGGAGCTAGCTAGCTAGAGCTGGGGAAGAGAGCGGCCATGGCGGAGAAGAGGGCGCACGCGATGTTGTTCCCGTTCCCGTGCTCGGGCCACATCAACCCGACGCTCAAGCTGGCGGAGCTGCTGCACTCGCGCGGGGTGCACGTCACCTTCGTCAACACGGAGCACAACCACCAGCGGCTCCGGCGGCCGCAAGGCCGGGACGGCTTCCGGTTCGAGTCCGTCCCCGACGGGCTGGATGACGCCGACCGTGTCGCGCCAGACAAGACGGTCAGGCTGTACCTCTCCATGCGGAGGACCTGCACGGCCCCGCTGGTGGACCTGGCCCGGCGGCTCGGGGCGCGCGACGGTGTGCCGCCCGTCACCTGCGTCGTCATCAGCGGCCTCGTCAGCTTCGCGCTGGACGTCGCGGAGGAGCTCGGCGTGCCGTCGTTCGTGCTCTGGGGCACCAGCGCCGTCGGCTTCGTCTGCACGCTCCGGCTGCGCCAGCTACGACAGCGAGGCTACGCCCCGCTCAAAGGTGAGCGATTTCATCGATGGTCATCGCACCCCTCAAGTTCGTTTGCTTGCATGAGCACACGTGTCACTTATCTAGACTCAAAATGCTCAATTTGTATGCGTGTCTTGGATTCCCAGACGAGAGCTACCTGACGAACGGATACCTGGACACGCCCATCGACTGGATCGCCGGCATGCCCACGGTGCGGCTCGGCGACGTCTCCAGCTTCGTCCGGACGCTCGACCCGACAAGCTTCGCGCTGCGCGTGGAGGAGGACGAGGCCAACAGCTGCGCCAGGGCGCACGGCCTCATCCTCAACACGTTCGACGAGCTCGAGTCCGACGTCCTGGACGCGCTCGGGGACGAGTTCCCGCGGGTGTACACCATCGGACCGCTCGCCGCCGCCATGCACCGCCGGGTCGACCACGCGCACGGCGTCGCGTCAGGGCTGAGCCTCTGGGAGGAGGACGCGGCTTGCATGAAGTGGCTGGACGCCCAGCCGGAGCCGCGCTCGGTCCTCTACGTCAGCTTCGGCAGCCTCGCTGTGCTGTCGCCGGATCAGCTCGCGGAGCTCGCGTGGGGGCTCGCCGCGAGCAACCACCCGTTCCTCTGGATCGTGCGGCCCGGCCTCGTCGGCGGCGACCGCGGCATGGACGCCCTGCCGGAGGCGTTCGTCGCAGAGGCAAAAGACCGGTGCTTCATCGCCGAGTGGTGCGCGCAGGAGCAGGTGCTGCGGCACCGCGCCGTCGGGGGCTTCCTGACGCACGCCGGGTGGAACTCCACGACGGAGAGCATCTGGGCAGGCGTGCCCATGATCTGCGCGCCGGGGTTCGCCGACCAGTACATCAACAGCCGGTACGTGAGTGGGGAGTGGGGCATCGGGCTGCGCCTGGACGAGCAGCTGCGGCGGGAGCAGGTGGCGGCGCACGTCGAGGAGCTCATGGGAGGAGGAGAGAAAGGTGAGGAGATGAGGCGCAgcgcggcggagtggaaggctcgTGCAGAGGCGGCCACGGCTCCCGGCGGGTCGGCGTACGAGAACCTCGAGAAGCTAGTCGAGGAGCTGCGGCTGCAGAAACCGGACGCCGTCAAGCTTGCCACGGTCACGAATGGCCGGTGACGATTATTGGCGCCGTGTCTATTTTGGTGCAAGTGTTATGCAGTCAGGTCCTATGTTTTTTTACCGATGTCAAATTTGTCAGTTATCATCTTATCTTGTAGGAGTAGTAAGATCTAATTCAGCGATGAAGGAAATAGTACATCGATCAGTACTGGCATGTTttgttgaaactttgcaaattaaattaCGCGCGTAATCCACTACCTCACGTACATTGATTAGCGGCACTAGATCGCACGGGCTACATAGCTTTTTTGTATCCTTTCAATTATATTTTTGTACGAAAAGTTTTTAATGGGAACTCCATAGCGATGTTCAATAAATACTCAAATATAAATTCTTTGGGTATATAAATAACAAAATGTGTGCATATATACACATGCTAAAAGTATGTTAAATGGGAAGAAAATCCCCTCCACGTCATATCTACGACTAATGAaggcttatatttaagagaaaatACATACCGTAGAAAGGGTTTTTTTGCTCATCGTTTCCAGGATTAAATACAAATGTAAAAGTCTCCACCAAGATATGTGCCCCAGTTTGAAAGTATAATTCCTTTCGTTTTTTGGTATGCAAAAGATTCCTAAGTTGGTTTTGGCACCGTGTGCGTGTACTTCATTTATCATGTTGTTACCCCCGCGTCGCCCTCCTATGGCGACGACGggggaaccctagccgccgcctctaGCCTCCCCCCACCCCTCTCCCTTgcttcgccgccgccggaggggagCCGGCAAAGCCGCGCGCTCCCCAGGGAAGGAGCGGCGGGGCAGTTTCTTCCCCTCCCGCGTCCCCTGGCGAGAGGGAGCTCGCTGGGGCGCGGCGATGTGCGGCGGGCGCGGATGGCCGGCGGCGGGGCGCTGGCGGGGCCATGGGCGGTCGTGGCGGCGCGCGGCAAGGCCGCGGTCGGGGCGCGGCGGTGCTGCAGCGGTGTGGGCGCGGTGGGGCTTGGCGGCGCGCGCACGGGCCGGATGGGTTCTGCGGGCCGGCACGGGCCTGCCCCGGCGTCGCGCTGGCTCGGCCTGTGGTTGCCGGGACTAAGGCGGTGTCCTCCTTCCCGGCCTTCACCGGCGAGGCTGCAGGGGCGGGAGCGGTGCTGGAcggcggggcggcggccctgTGTGCGCTGGGTAGTTTGGCGGCCGCTGTGGCTGCGAGGGCAGCATGGTGGCTGGACCGGGGAGCTCGCGCTGCTGTGGCCGACGGCTCGGCCTGGACCTCTGTGTTGGCGTCCGTCGAAGCTCCCTCTCTGTGGCGGTTGGCGGCGGCCGCGGAGCTCTTCTcggtgagtgatacgtctccgacgtatcgataatttcttatattccatgccacattattgatgatatctacatgttttatgcatacttgatgtcatatttatgcattttccggcactaacctattaacgagatgccgaagagccagttgctggtttctgttgtttttggtttcagaaatcctagtaaggaaatattctcggaattggacgaaatcaacgcccaggggcctatttttccacgaagcttccagaagaccggaggacttacgaagtggg
It includes:
- the LOC127317656 gene encoding UDP-glycosyltransferase 85A7; translation: MAEKRAHAMLFPFPCSGHINPTLKLAELLHSRGVHVTFVNTEHNHQRLRRPQGRDGFRFESVPDGLDDADRVAPDKTVRLYLSMRRTCTAPLVDLARRLGARDGVPPVTCVVISGLVSFALDVAEELGVPSFVLWGTSAVGFVCTLRLRQLRQRGYAPLKDESYLTNGYLDTPIDWIAGMPTVRLGDVSSFVRTLDPTSFALRVEEDEANSCARAHGLILNTFDELESDVLDALGDEFPRVYTIGPLAAAMHRRVDHAHGVASGLSLWEEDAACMKWLDAQPEPRSVLYVSFGSLAVLSPDQLAELAWGLAASNHPFLWIVRPGLVGGDRGMDALPEAFVAEAKDRCFIAEWCAQEQVLRHRAVGGFLTHAGWNSTTESIWAGVPMICAPGFADQYINSRYVSGEWGIGLRLDEQLRREQVAAHVEELMGGGEKGEEMRRSAAEWKARAEAATAPGGSAYENLEKLVEELRLQKPDAVKLATVTNGR